The Aphis gossypii isolate Hap1 chromosome 3, ASM2018417v2, whole genome shotgun sequence genome includes a region encoding these proteins:
- the LOC114123823 gene encoding coiled-coil domain-containing protein 110-like yields the protein MSDKLQQTNSSNQTTNNDESKKDEVITFNYKHSGRGSSSDITENKIVVLDYTTAGRHINLNLNSFNNLNSETIILYKLNISYEDIVKTFKEKLTSKIVNGKYVISDKDAINLDKMIGLACIAMSESEKNNKQLRTRNRILQNQYENYSCVVKECNRLKSEMDKIITNLCLALGRRFNDKEDVMHLTNICAALVARENEYHYILMENEKLKNIFNKQLMNIRVKTLNNYDEILHSVEKLKEELFIKDLKISQLKDDIYSINEEKNIQLQLLRENVSEFSKELIDENFHGAIDSPENNNELYEGKMLITEQINQIQGSSDFESENHQLSDLINMLAKLTADKEENLKTTNRSLIRNIEDKNQQLIKEIDDHKEWQKHLENENEKLNYEIEDLKQVQKVLIDKENKHKNLKEDYSKMQLMYDKLNKENEYVLTLLDDYRQRLADREMKFVDSNNLVKALQSNLTEQMNKFKFVNEMYNKEKEKCQINETYTQQMVDEFTSQLHEKDTNIALIRNECNDLKHHIESVEADIENLKHKTITLEYVLNEKNKTIKNMLKAQSKQQHGSTSRSSLLLSDNQLHIISQLEQQMEILLDNLLTWQNIIISYEKVLYNMQNAVQQQSKKRNYWITRYQHLKDIEYKATLTEKLTKEKEVILLEHQKEMEDVKEKYNSKIAHMSDTEAKLRNEIRSLKDSLKFKSAQITMAEHLASSQLKESLTTIQQLTEISNIQSLKLKNVQNGTPKRCCDIHLLKTSNKRNQQMEGLVDYMLKLKSENKLMKKLCEVRNERVQLLDNCRCKCIRTTKMK from the exons ATGTCtgataaattacaacaaactAACAGTAGTAATCAAACGACAAATAATGATGAAAGCAAAAAGGACGag GTAATAACGTTTAATTACAAACATAGTGGAAGGGGATCATCGTCAGATATAACAGAAAACAAGATTGTGGTATTGGACTACACGACTGCAGGTAGGCACATTAATCTGAatcttaattcatttaataatttaaacagcgaaacaataattttatacaaattgaatatttcttATGAAGATATTGTTAAAACGTTTAAAGAAAAACTTACGTCGAAAATTGTAAACGGTAAATACGTCATAAGTGATAAAGATGCTATTAATTTGGACAAAATGATAGGATTAGCATGTATTGCTATGAGtgaatctgaaaaaaataacaaacaattaagGACCAGGAACAGAATTTTACAGAatcaatatgaaaattatagctGTGTGGTTAAAGAATGCAATAGGCTTAAATCTGaaatggataaaataataactaatcttTGTTTAGCATTAGGTCGTAGATTCAATGACAAGGAAGATGTTATGCATTTGACCAATATTTGCGCTGCGTTAGTTGCACGTGAAAATGAAtatcattacatattaatGGAAAAcgaaaagttgaaaaatatttttaataaacaactgATGAATATACGCGTGAAaacgttaaataattatgatgaaaTTTTACACAgtgtagaaaaattaaaagaagaaTTGTTTatcaaagatttaaaaatatctcagTTGAAAGATGATATATATTCgataaatgaagaaaaaaatatacaattacaacTATTACGTGAAAATGTGTCAGAGTTTTCTAAAGAATTGATTGATGAAAATTTCCATGGCGCAATTGATAGTCCggaaaataataacgaattgTACGAAGGCAAAATGTTGATCACTGAACAAATCAATCAGATCCAAGGATCTAGCGACTTCGAATCTGAAAACCACCAATTGAGTGATCTAATTAATATGCTTGCGAAATTAACAGCCGATAaagaagaaaatttaaaaacgactAATAGAAgtttaattagaaatattgaaGACAAGAATCAACAActaataaaagaaattgaCGATCATAAAGAATGGCAAAAACATTTGGAAAACGAGAacgaaaaactaaattatgaaATCGAAGATCTTAAACAGGTCCAAAAAGTGTTAATTGATAAagaaaacaaacataaaaatctcAAAGAAGATTATTCGAAAATGCAATTAATGTACGACAAgctaaataaagaaaatgagTACGTATTAACGTTGCTCGACGACTACCGACAACGATTGGCTGACCGAGAAATGAAATTTGTCGATAGTAATAACCTAGTTAAAGCACTTCAATCAAATTTAACAGAACAGatgaataaattcaaatttgtgaATGAAATGTACaacaaagaaaaagaaaaatgtcagATAAATGAAACTTACACACAACAAATGGTTGATGAATTTACTAGCCAGCTCCACGAAAAAGATACGAACATCGCATTGATACGAAATGAGTGTAATGATTTGAAACATCACATTGAGTCAGTAGAAGCTGatatcgaaaatttaaaacacaagaCTATTACCTTAGAGTATGTGTTGaacgagaaaaataaaactataaaaaacatgttaaaaGCCCAAAGCAAACAGCAGCACGGATCAACTTCGCGGTCGTCTTTGTTGTTATCCGATAATCAACTGCACATTATCAGTCAATTAGAGCAGCAAATGGAAATACTACTTGACAATTTATTGACCtggcaaaatattataatcagttaCGAGAAAGTGTTGTACAACATGCAAAACGCTGTCCAGCAACAATCTAAGAAAAGAAACTACTGGATAACCAGATATCAACATCTTAAAGACATTGAATACAAAGCAACGTTGACAGAAAAATTAACCAAAGAAAaagaagtaattttattagaacaCCAGAAGGAAATGGAAgatgtaaaagaaaaatacaattctaaAATCGCACACATGTCAG ATACAGAAGCTAAATTGAGAAATGAAATTCGAAGTTTAAAGgacagtttaaaatttaaaagtgcaCAGATAACGATGGCCGAACATTTAGCAAGTTCACAGTTAAAAGAATCTCTTACCACTATTCAACAGTTAACTGAGATATCTAATATTCAA tcattaaaattaaaaaacgtacAAAATGGAACTCCCAAAAGGTGCTgtgatatacatttattgaagACCTCAAACAAGCGAAACCAG CAAATGGAAGGTTTGGTCGATTATATGTTGAAACTTAAATCGGAgaataaattgatgaaaaaactTTGTGAAGTTCGCAACGAAAGAGTGCAATT